Proteins found in one Streptococcus iniae genomic segment:
- a CDS encoding antigen C, which produces MKFTIKGTEKLEERFRAMNAIRWDGVVNKSLTQMFNRGARPPGTPVGKQTKNHSAGELRRSRRKQEISSKDGSYTGSFYYTKDYAPHVEYGRRIVRKGKQVGYVNGKKYLFNNVQKQRQIYFKDMLAELRKKR; this is translated from the coding sequence ATGAAATTTACAATTAAAGGCACTGAAAAGCTTGAAGAACGTTTTAGGGCAATGAATGCTATTCGATGGGATGGTGTTGTCAATAAAAGCCTTACTCAAATGTTTAATCGAGGGGCTAGACCGCCAGGCACGCCAGTTGGTAAACAAACAAAAAACCATAGCGCTGGGGAATTAAGACGTTCAAGAAGAAAGCAAGAAATTTCATCTAAAGATGGTTCTTATACAGGTTCTTTTTACTATACAAAAGACTATGCTCCGCACGTTGAATATGGGCGTAGGATAGTAAGAAAAGGCAAGCAAGTTGGTTATGTCAACGGTAAAAAATATCTTTTCAATAACGTTCAAAAACAACGTCAAATTTATTTTAAAGATATGTTAGCTGAATTAAGAAAGAAGAGGTAA
- a CDS encoding DUF5072 family protein translates to MLKKLGLTDLHATLKETIEKYTGVVAYDSVPEDAPSPFYFIEIVDKRPEDTKVMWCEVFTIWIHAISEKGKSKIAIYKMIEDLEEALTMELALPDGVEVLRQVETGMQSLQEDETGENHAIIAYEIKVAYGFKTKI, encoded by the coding sequence ATGTTAAAAAAATTAGGTTTGACAGATTTACATGCCACTTTAAAGGAAACAATTGAAAAATATACAGGTGTTGTAGCGTATGATTCTGTCCCAGAAGATGCGCCTTCACCTTTTTATTTTATTGAGATTGTGGATAAACGACCAGAAGACACAAAAGTCATGTGGTGCGAAGTATTTACCATTTGGATACATGCAATTTCAGAAAAAGGAAAATCTAAAATTGCAATCTATAAAATGATTGAAGATTTAGAAGAAGCTTTAACAATGGAGTTGGCATTACCAGATGGTGTTGAAGTGCTACGACAAGTAGAAACTGGGATGCAGTCCTTACAAGAGGATGAAACAGGTGAGAATCATGCGATTATTGCCTATGAAATAAAAGTCGCTTATGGCTTTAAAACAAAGATATAA
- a CDS encoding phage major tail protein, TP901-1 family — protein sequence MGTEFDSGVYCNFDASSTKAIAGKDIILAIFDATGAKLLAISGQQGLTINRSADSIEVSSKDTKGGWKSKIAGMKEWSIDNDGLYIPSDETHKELGKAFEASNPVCIKVVNGKTKKGMFGGLAYVSDYSLEAPYDDGMTYSISLDGNGALVDLSTLTDQANLVVAMPE from the coding sequence ATGGGAACAGAATTTGATAGTGGTGTGTATTGTAACTTTGATGCAAGCTCCACTAAAGCAATTGCAGGGAAAGACATTATCTTGGCAATTTTTGATGCAACTGGGGCTAAATTATTGGCAATCAGTGGGCAACAAGGGTTGACAATTAATCGTTCAGCAGATTCAATCGAAGTGTCGTCTAAAGATACCAAAGGCGGTTGGAAATCTAAAATCGCTGGTATGAAAGAATGGTCTATTGACAACGATGGTCTATACATACCTTCTGACGAAACACACAAAGAACTAGGCAAAGCGTTTGAAGCAAGCAATCCAGTTTGTATCAAAGTTGTTAACGGTAAAACTAAAAAAGGCATGTTTGGCGGACTAGCTTATGTCAGTGATTACTCACTAGAAGCACCATATGATGACGGTATGACTTACTCAATCAGTTTAGATGGTAACGGTGCATTAGTTGACTTGTCAACATTAACAGATCAAGCTAATTTAGTAGTAGCTATGCCTGAATAA
- a CDS encoding NUMOD4 motif-containing HNH endonuclease, with translation MEMWKDIDDLPGYSISNKGRVMKNDTGQIMVLGKNNGYVRIVVAKHVHRLVAKAFLDEPENEEQLWVDHIDGNRSNNDVSNLRWVTPSENRLAFGHEQRSINKRRKVRATHLDGKEIIFESRQACAEYFGTSDSEVVYNKRYQKHSSKKRTNPNAHDKKGWIFEKVEDIV, from the coding sequence ATGGAGATGTGGAAAGATATTGATGATTTACCGGGGTATTCTATAAGCAATAAAGGAAGAGTCATGAAAAATGATACAGGTCAGATTATGGTGCTGGGCAAGAATAACGGATACGTTAGAATCGTTGTTGCTAAACACGTCCATAGGCTTGTAGCTAAAGCTTTTCTTGACGAACCTGAAAATGAAGAACAACTATGGGTAGACCATATAGACGGAAACCGTTCTAATAATGATGTTTCTAATTTGAGATGGGTTACTCCATCAGAAAATAGATTGGCGTTTGGCCATGAACAAAGAAGCATAAATAAACGGAGAAAAGTTAGAGCGACACATCTCGATGGCAAAGAAATAATTTTCGAATCAAGACAAGCCTGTGCTGAGTATTTTGGAACATCTGACAGCGAAGTTGTTTACAACAAGCGATATCAGAAGCACTCGTCTAAAAAAAGGACGAATCCAAATGCGCATGATAAAAAAGGCTGGATCTTTGAAAAAGTTGAAGATATAGTCTAA
- a CDS encoding phage tail protein: MQRLLEKAEELTGIKYDINNLSDIIEAIHVIQTELGITGTTAEEAESTISGSFNQMLSSLNNLSAGFGDKNADIKKLMNELEQSTKTFVTNVSNVLKTIWDNLPLEPWQKWTFGVVALAGPVLLVFGQLIVGIGSLITAFGTIGGAISGIAGWFGALTAEGGALAGVFGSLGAGPIIAIFAGIALAVGLVVLAIKDLWTNSEAFRTAVTEIWTSISTMLTNVWNSFILPVFQAIKEIIMSVVEESLIPLYNSFKQTLEDIAIELSIFLKKAEPFISTLAELFGKVLPPVLETLGAVFKGAFAIIANVMTVSFQTISGIVKSILEVLGGLITFITGVFTGDWRKAWQGIVDMLGGILGGIVAIFKGVMNGVIGIINGAISGINSLIGTVNKIPGVNVGTIGNIPYLARGTDNWQGGFARMNEGGRGELTYLPGGSVVVPHDISMKYAKESARSQSGMVMISGNDEIAKNALKLANEAVKRPIVLNINGHEVARTTGGDMRDYLNSRDMTLKRLRGEV; encoded by the coding sequence ATGCAACGATTGCTTGAAAAAGCTGAAGAACTAACAGGAATTAAATATGACATAAACAACTTGTCAGATATTATCGAGGCAATCCATGTAATCCAAACCGAGCTTGGGATTACTGGAACGACTGCAGAAGAAGCTGAATCAACTATAAGTGGGTCTTTTAATCAGATGTTATCATCATTAAACAACCTATCAGCAGGTTTCGGTGATAAGAATGCAGATATAAAAAAATTGATGAATGAACTAGAACAATCCACTAAAACTTTTGTAACCAATGTATCCAATGTATTAAAAACAATATGGGACAACTTACCACTTGAACCTTGGCAAAAATGGACTTTTGGGGTAGTTGCATTGGCTGGACCAGTTTTATTAGTCTTTGGGCAATTAATTGTTGGAATTGGTAGTTTAATAACTGCATTTGGAACAATAGGAGGCGCAATATCTGGCATAGCTGGATGGTTTGGAGCGTTAACAGCTGAAGGCGGAGCTTTAGCAGGTGTATTTGGTTCGCTTGGTGCTGGACCTATAATCGCAATTTTTGCAGGTATAGCTCTTGCAGTTGGATTAGTTGTGTTAGCTATAAAAGATTTATGGACGAATTCCGAAGCTTTTAGAACTGCTGTAACAGAAATTTGGACAAGTATTTCAACGATGTTAACAAATGTTTGGAATAGTTTTATATTGCCTGTTTTTCAAGCAATAAAAGAAATAATAATGTCAGTAGTTGAAGAATCGTTAATTCCTTTATATAACAGTTTTAAACAGACATTAGAGGATATAGCTATTGAATTGTCAATCTTTTTAAAAAAAGCAGAACCATTTATTTCTACACTTGCTGAACTTTTTGGGAAAGTTCTTCCCCCTGTGCTTGAAACTTTAGGCGCTGTATTTAAAGGGGCGTTTGCAATTATCGCAAATGTAATGACCGTTTCATTTCAAACAATTAGTGGAATAGTAAAAAGCATACTTGAAGTATTAGGAGGATTAATAACTTTCATTACTGGTGTATTTACTGGGGATTGGCGCAAAGCTTGGCAGGGAATTGTGGATATGCTAGGCGGAATATTAGGTGGAATTGTTGCTATTTTTAAAGGAGTTATGAATGGTGTTATAGGCATTATCAATGGCGCAATAAGTGGCATTAATAGCTTAATAGGCACTGTTAATAAAATTCCCGGGGTGAATGTTGGCACTATTGGGAATATCCCTTACCTTGCTAGAGGTACTGACAATTGGCAAGGTGGCTTCGCTCGAATGAATGAAGGTGGACGTGGGGAGTTAACTTACTTGCCTGGTGGCTCTGTGGTAGTTCCACATGATATTAGCATGAAATATGCAAAAGAGAGCGCTCGTTCGCAATCAGGAATGGTAATGATCAGCGGTAATGATGAAATAGCTAAAAATGCCCTTAAATTAGCAAATGAAGCTGTTAAACGCCCTATTGTGTTAAATATCAATGGGCATGAGGTCGCTAGAACAACAGGTGGAGATATGAGAGACTATTTAAATAGTCGAGATATGACATTAAAACGATTGAGAGGTGAGGTTTAG
- a CDS encoding distal tail protein Dit — translation MTTMTFNDVDLSSLITIMSVNRDIGNNRQAETNDAPFIGLHVKKIKTSAKIITVDFYLKDRTNEYALNQLKHKLAGIFNVNEQVKVTFSDEPDKYYLAIPINKISASDPIAWLSLVSLELLVPDGVAHSVTYKKATVMSEADGKQIFEVTNNGNTDAFPIITIKHGTENGYLGLVNQTGIFEAGSREETDRETVNKSEILLDYRDAKIVQGFNNAQKNVAINNTNLLTLKNTLSVIDLWDKKHIKTTYRNMTGYNGGSLTWPIPADSKGEAGSLNDCIWWRQTMWNDGFNQYGFIQVTVSDENDQFLYGVETYKRSQGIDCEYNILASDGNGSFEVLKRFTFKGTNESSENPFNTVNGFAEIKRNDDKLSVAWKGSSIPLVAKGIKGRKSKKIHVIIGSIGSNPMVAHLYLDSLYYRKDFIESIEDVPNRFSAGSEVVINSENDTFTIDGIKKISEIIDIPDFIKIPPGKTNIELYTSQWVESKPQVEIKFEERYL, via the coding sequence ATGACTACAATGACTTTTAATGATGTGGATTTATCTAGCCTCATCACTATCATGTCTGTCAATCGTGACATCGGTAACAATCGGCAAGCCGAAACTAATGACGCCCCATTTATTGGCTTACATGTTAAAAAAATCAAGACTAGCGCAAAAATAATCACAGTTGATTTTTATTTAAAGGACAGGACAAACGAGTACGCATTAAACCAGCTAAAACATAAATTAGCTGGTATTTTTAATGTCAATGAGCAAGTTAAAGTGACTTTTAGCGATGAGCCTGACAAATATTATCTAGCTATACCAATAAATAAAATATCGGCTAGCGATCCAATCGCTTGGCTAAGTCTAGTAAGTTTGGAACTGCTTGTTCCAGACGGTGTAGCCCACTCCGTCACGTATAAAAAAGCAACTGTGATGTCTGAGGCGGACGGCAAGCAAATTTTTGAAGTGACTAATAACGGTAATACGGACGCATTCCCCATTATCACCATCAAACACGGCACGGAAAATGGTTATCTAGGATTGGTAAATCAAACAGGGATATTCGAGGCTGGAAGTCGAGAAGAAACAGATCGTGAAACTGTCAATAAGTCTGAAATATTGCTTGATTATCGTGATGCTAAGATTGTCCAAGGGTTTAATAATGCTCAAAAAAACGTAGCGATCAATAATACTAATTTGCTAACACTTAAAAACACATTGTCTGTTATTGACTTGTGGGATAAAAAGCACATCAAGACAACATATAGAAATATGACAGGTTATAACGGAGGAAGTCTCACTTGGCCAATACCCGCTGACTCAAAAGGAGAGGCAGGCTCGTTGAACGATTGCATTTGGTGGAGACAAACGATGTGGAATGATGGTTTTAACCAATATGGCTTTATCCAAGTAACCGTATCGGACGAAAATGACCAATTTTTATATGGTGTCGAAACCTATAAGAGGTCTCAAGGTATAGATTGTGAGTACAACATTTTGGCCAGTGATGGTAACGGCAGCTTTGAAGTTTTAAAACGATTTACTTTTAAAGGGACTAATGAGTCTAGTGAAAATCCATTTAATACAGTTAATGGATTTGCTGAAATTAAACGAAATGACGACAAGTTATCTGTAGCGTGGAAAGGGTCCTCAATCCCGCTGGTAGCAAAAGGAATTAAGGGCCGTAAATCTAAAAAAATACACGTCATTATTGGTTCTATTGGTAGCAATCCAATGGTTGCGCACTTGTACTTAGACAGTCTCTATTATCGTAAAGATTTTATCGAGTCAATAGAAGATGTACCAAATAGATTCAGCGCAGGAAGCGAAGTTGTTATCAATAGTGAAAATGACACTTTTACAATCGACGGAATTAAAAAGATAAGCGAGATTATTGATATCCCAGACTTTATCAAAATTCCTCCAGGGAAAACAAACATAGAGTTGTACACTTCACAGTGGGTAGAATCAAAACCGCAAGTTGAAATTAAATTTGAAGAAAGGTATCTATAA
- a CDS encoding phage tail spike protein: MLITIHNAGLEKVAFIDNDKQDTLNYYNDKFSQYLKTANSTFEFTVYKKGIKSDTVKEKAYLTLTERSFVSFKYNGRTYLFNVMTTDETDTEIHCYCENLNLELLNEYAGPYKSANQLSFVDYCNLFGVLKYGAITIGVNEVADQKRTIEWTGQDTNLKRLLSIANNFDAEIEFVTNLKSDSSLKSFVMNIYKKNDGKNQGVGKRRDDVILSYGKNIDGVRRKIDKTGVFNAVYPRGKATVTTTTTTVKQGSAKLGTVTWSGGNLNYAGHNIPSAIVGEILSLCTQHKLLPSGVFSQLYLESFWGNSNVARVDNNWGGLTWSGSTTRPSGVKVTQGSPRPSAEGGYYMHFANISDYFKDYTYLLAEQGIYKVKGANTIDDYTKGLFRVGGATYDYAAAGYAHYAPLMRDIRSGINRNNNNAMDNIDNQFKSMGTVGQSPVTQIASKTKSVLDQASTLKGRLVGSGQCYALSAWYANALNGPGLGGGVTSLRGLIGGGMAASQIGTDYNWGQFGWKSIVPRSVADLIPGAIANIKANAGGPVYTSGWGHTVVIKAISGDTLTVLEQNFAGHQYVEERNYSASAYLGVVQTVCYPPEIVQGKRINGTTEPTPDSTTETSTTSEEKTITISNALYREWKNDKGDVEFYVKNGMLYAPISKDLYPSAFSGREIDDNWIRKDIEVQTDAEEVLISTALATLRKNAYPAITYEVVGYVANLDVGDTVKISDKEYSPSLTLEARVSEQHISFTEPNQNKTVFDNYKALENKTSSILIDRMNDIAEEAKPYDLRLITDNGTTFKNSTGRSVLTAELWKSNKKFNATFQFRNFDTLLASGLTYTVDGSTVPIEKPFLVSVDAFIGNDLVATRQITFTNTGDGVSPILMVIKSSNGNIFKNNIISTRLIATLWRDNKEIDIAGNDFAYVWTKKNADGTLDKTWNAQHQTSQKSITITQFDIWQRATFDCDVTPI; this comes from the coding sequence ATGCTTATTACAATACACAATGCAGGTCTTGAAAAGGTAGCTTTTATCGACAATGACAAGCAAGATACCTTGAATTATTACAACGACAAGTTTTCGCAATACCTGAAAACAGCTAACTCGACTTTTGAGTTTACCGTTTACAAAAAAGGTATCAAATCAGACACAGTTAAAGAAAAGGCCTATCTGACATTAACAGAGAGGTCTTTTGTTTCGTTTAAATATAACGGACGCACTTATTTGTTTAATGTTATGACAACTGACGAAACAGACACAGAAATCCATTGTTACTGCGAAAATCTGAATCTCGAACTACTAAACGAGTATGCAGGACCTTATAAATCTGCAAATCAATTGTCATTTGTTGATTATTGCAATTTATTTGGTGTTTTAAAATATGGTGCGATAACAATCGGAGTCAATGAGGTAGCTGACCAAAAACGAACCATCGAATGGACTGGCCAAGATACTAATCTCAAACGCTTATTATCCATTGCTAATAATTTTGATGCAGAAATCGAATTTGTGACAAATCTTAAAAGCGACTCTAGTTTAAAGTCTTTTGTCATGAATATCTACAAAAAAAATGATGGTAAGAATCAAGGTGTAGGAAAACGCCGTGACGATGTCATTTTATCGTATGGCAAAAATATTGATGGTGTTAGACGTAAGATTGATAAGACTGGTGTATTTAATGCAGTTTATCCACGAGGTAAAGCTACAGTGACAACAACGACTACAACTGTTAAACAGGGGTCAGCAAAACTTGGAACTGTTACTTGGTCAGGAGGTAATCTTAATTACGCTGGGCATAACATTCCATCAGCTATTGTCGGCGAGATATTAAGTCTGTGTACACAACATAAATTGTTACCGTCAGGCGTATTTAGTCAACTATACTTAGAGTCATTTTGGGGGAATTCCAACGTTGCTCGTGTCGATAATAACTGGGGTGGTTTAACGTGGTCAGGCTCAACAACAAGGCCATCAGGTGTTAAAGTTACGCAAGGTAGTCCGAGACCATCAGCAGAGGGCGGTTATTATATGCACTTTGCTAATATATCTGATTACTTTAAAGATTACACCTATCTTTTGGCAGAGCAAGGCATCTATAAGGTAAAAGGTGCAAATACTATTGACGACTATACAAAGGGCCTGTTTAGAGTAGGCGGTGCAACATATGATTATGCTGCAGCTGGATATGCTCATTATGCACCGTTAATGCGAGACATTAGGTCTGGTATCAACCGCAATAATAACAATGCGATGGATAATATTGACAATCAATTTAAATCCATGGGTACAGTCGGGCAATCGCCAGTTACTCAGATTGCCAGTAAAACAAAATCCGTACTTGATCAAGCGTCGACTTTAAAAGGTAGATTGGTTGGGAGTGGTCAGTGCTACGCATTGTCTGCTTGGTATGCAAATGCATTAAACGGTCCAGGTCTTGGTGGAGGTGTCACTAGTTTAAGAGGGCTTATCGGCGGCGGTATGGCAGCATCACAAATCGGCACAGATTACAACTGGGGTCAGTTCGGCTGGAAATCAATAGTCCCTCGAAGCGTGGCTGATTTGATACCGGGTGCGATTGCAAACATCAAAGCAAACGCAGGTGGCCCAGTCTATACTAGCGGTTGGGGGCATACTGTAGTTATTAAAGCTATCTCTGGCGATACACTTACAGTCTTAGAGCAAAACTTCGCAGGGCATCAATACGTTGAAGAACGTAACTACTCAGCTAGTGCTTATTTAGGCGTTGTCCAAACTGTTTGTTATCCACCTGAAATCGTCCAAGGAAAACGCATCAATGGCACAACAGAGCCTACACCAGACAGCACAACAGAGACCTCAACAACGAGCGAAGAAAAAACTATCACTATCTCAAATGCTCTTTACAGAGAGTGGAAAAATGATAAAGGCGATGTTGAATTTTATGTAAAAAATGGGATGTTATATGCACCAATCTCTAAAGACCTCTATCCATCTGCTTTCAGTGGAAGAGAGATAGACGATAACTGGATTAGAAAAGACATTGAAGTCCAAACTGATGCAGAGGAAGTGCTTATATCAACTGCATTAGCAACGCTACGAAAAAACGCTTATCCTGCGATTACCTACGAAGTTGTTGGATATGTAGCTAATCTTGATGTTGGTGACACAGTTAAAATCAGCGATAAAGAGTACAGTCCTAGCCTGACATTAGAAGCGAGGGTCAGCGAACAACACATATCGTTTACAGAGCCAAATCAAAATAAAACTGTTTTTGATAACTACAAAGCCCTCGAAAACAAAACATCATCAATCTTAATAGACCGCATGAATGATATAGCTGAAGAAGCTAAACCATACGACTTAAGATTAATCACTGACAACGGGACTACGTTTAAAAATAGCACTGGAAGAAGCGTACTTACTGCTGAATTGTGGAAATCAAACAAAAAGTTTAATGCAACCTTCCAATTTAGGAATTTTGACACGTTGCTAGCTAGTGGTCTAACTTATACCGTTGACGGTTCAACAGTTCCGATTGAAAAGCCTTTTTTAGTATCAGTTGATGCATTTATTGGAAATGACTTAGTAGCTACAAGGCAAATAACATTTACTAATACAGGCGACGGTGTATCACCAATCTTGATGGTCATCAAGTCATCAAATGGCAACATATTTAAAAACAACATTATAAGCACTCGTTTAATTGCGACACTTTGGCGTGATAACAAGGAGATAGACATAGCAGGAAATGATTTTGCCTACGTTTGGACTAAAAAAAACGCTGACGGAACTCTTGATAAGACTTGGAATGCACAACATCAGACAAGTCAAAAATCAATAACAATCACACAATTTGACATCTGGCAACGAGCAACATTTGACTGTGATGTCACACCAATTTAA
- a CDS encoding DUF859 family phage minor structural protein, with the protein MGTNTFTGGWGGNLTLEIISAWNSQNTVGNFSTVNVQVFLRMSSYGMISLSENRPLKITVDGWSETVNINPSISQGQYKQILAKDYRVNHNSDGSKPQFNISAYLPINFSNYGEASVSELIRLPTIKRASTSSAISGTLGSAVAINVTRQDASFKHTIKYDFKGTTGTIATGVDTSYSWTLPTSFASLMPNELTGTGTFTVETYSGSSKIGENKYSLSVSVPDNATYKPKLTSISLSDANTSTGSLITGNNFVRILSNVKVAFSGATGSNGASIVGYRAEIVGKGNVITANGGTLGMMDYVGSATVRATVTDSRGLTSAPVDVSINVIDYFLPFVTSFKVTRAKSNPNILQLSPIVKIAPLMVGGIQKNQLKIKVDVAPYDTGIFVTDNGAATNTWTTVSSFNGELLNLGGTYDKSKSWIVRIVLSDSLMQASPVTQTISSEFALMTKAPTGVAFGKVWERGIIDAEGDVYISGKTETKSLTVDGFAISKLALLNMMYPIGAIYMSTSSANPSTLMGGTWVRYAQGQTIVGVNENDSDFNTVGKTGGAKTHKLTVNELPAHQHEVNTEAGTAGNASGWQNVGSVMRSAQTSYTQGVKTNSVGGGQAHNNMQPYITTYIWLRTA; encoded by the coding sequence ATGGGTACTAATACATTTACTGGTGGTTGGGGTGGAAACCTAACACTTGAGATTATCTCGGCATGGAACTCTCAAAATACAGTTGGAAACTTTAGCACAGTTAACGTGCAAGTGTTCTTACGCATGTCATCGTACGGTATGATTTCGCTGTCTGAGAATCGACCATTGAAAATTACAGTGGACGGTTGGTCTGAGACTGTCAATATCAACCCATCTATCAGCCAAGGTCAATACAAGCAGATTTTAGCTAAGGATTATCGAGTTAATCATAATTCTGATGGCTCTAAACCTCAATTTAATATATCTGCTTACTTACCTATTAATTTTAGCAATTATGGTGAGGCAAGCGTATCAGAGCTTATCAGATTGCCGACAATTAAGCGTGCTAGTACATCAAGTGCGATTAGTGGAACTTTGGGTAGTGCAGTAGCAATCAACGTCACAAGACAAGATGCTAGCTTTAAACACACCATCAAGTATGACTTTAAAGGTACAACTGGCACGATTGCAACTGGAGTTGATACGAGTTATTCGTGGACTTTACCAACATCATTTGCTAGCTTAATGCCAAACGAATTAACAGGTACTGGCACATTTACGGTCGAGACCTACTCGGGGTCATCAAAAATCGGAGAGAATAAATACTCTCTATCAGTATCTGTGCCGGATAATGCAACTTATAAGCCAAAGCTGACAAGTATCAGCTTATCTGATGCTAATACTTCCACCGGTAGTCTAATCACTGGTAATAACTTTGTACGGATTTTAAGCAATGTAAAAGTCGCATTTAGCGGGGCTACTGGCTCAAACGGTGCAAGTATCGTTGGTTATCGTGCCGAAATTGTTGGCAAAGGCAACGTGATAACTGCTAACGGTGGAACACTTGGCATGATGGATTATGTCGGCTCAGCAACCGTGAGAGCAACTGTCACTGATAGTCGCGGATTAACATCTGCACCAGTTGACGTAAGTATTAATGTGATTGATTATTTTCTACCTTTTGTTACCTCGTTTAAAGTCACAAGAGCTAAGTCTAATCCAAACATTTTACAATTGTCACCTATCGTTAAAATCGCACCTTTGATGGTCGGAGGAATCCAAAAAAATCAACTTAAAATAAAAGTTGATGTTGCACCTTATGATACTGGTATTTTTGTTACAGACAACGGTGCAGCGACTAATACATGGACAACTGTATCAAGCTTTAACGGTGAGCTATTAAATCTTGGTGGAACTTACGACAAATCAAAGTCGTGGATAGTTAGAATTGTACTCAGTGATAGTCTTATGCAAGCATCGCCAGTTACTCAGACGATATCAAGTGAGTTTGCATTGATGACCAAAGCACCTACTGGAGTGGCATTTGGTAAAGTTTGGGAGCGTGGCATCATTGATGCTGAGGGAGATGTCTACATTAGTGGCAAGACAGAGACTAAATCATTAACTGTTGATGGATTTGCGATTAGTAAATTAGCTTTGTTAAACATGATGTACCCAATCGGGGCAATCTATATGAGTACGTCATCAGCTAATCCAAGCACGTTAATGGGTGGTACGTGGGTCAGATACGCTCAAGGCCAAACAATTGTCGGTGTAAACGAAAATGACTCAGATTTTAATACTGTCGGTAAGACAGGTGGTGCTAAGACTCACAAATTGACAGTCAATGAGTTGCCAGCCCATCAGCATGAGGTTAACACAGAAGCTGGAACCGCAGGAAATGCGAGCGGTTGGCAAAACGTTGGGAGTGTTATGAGGTCAGCTCAAACTAGTTACACACAAGGTGTAAAAACTAACTCGGTTGGTGGTGGTCAAGCGCATAACAACATGCAACCGTATATTACGACATATATTTGGTTAAGAACTGCGTAA
- a CDS encoding DUF1366 domain-containing protein, giving the protein MLNITSKYPKQMADGSLSGTSVIIDGTDEHAGWHIPLELPKEYLNTPQDEVMKLCQELIFQKLDPAKALSEKFNQFNELVEKADKVATTGNLAAMKLIEILYSKGTITDEDIVALN; this is encoded by the coding sequence ATGTTAAATATAACGTCAAAATATCCGAAGCAAATGGCTGATGGGTCATTGTCAGGAACAAGTGTCATCATTGATGGCACTGATGAACACGCCGGTTGGCACATACCATTGGAATTACCAAAAGAGTATTTAAATACGCCACAAGATGAAGTTATGAAACTTTGTCAGGAATTGATTTTTCAAAAATTGGACCCAGCAAAGGCACTGTCTGAGAAATTTAATCAATTTAACGAATTGGTTGAAAAAGCTGACAAAGTGGCTACAACTGGCAATCTGGCTGCTATGAAATTAATAGAAATTTTGTATTCGAAAGGTACTATAACCGATGAAGATATTGTTGCACTTAATTAA
- a CDS encoding CD1375 family protein — protein sequence MMIKLFAINLFYEKTTWTQFLKHKFSELINTKVKEELALMCDEETLKRILEN from the coding sequence ATGATGATTAAACTTTTTGCAATTAATTTATTTTACGAAAAAACAACATGGACTCAATTTTTGAAACATAAATTTTCTGAATTGATCAATACAAAAGTTAAAGAAGAACTTGCACTTATGTGTGACGAAGAAACTCTCAAACGCATTTTGGAAAACTAA
- a CDS encoding DUF7365 family protein yields the protein MTDFIYSAVGFVVGIMTIYNMFNSKSIKQATDITLLQSEVEHLKVDARQLNRRMETVEQQNQTLQVLSEQIKNLTSDINEIKSTLKGK from the coding sequence GTGACAGATTTTATTTACAGCGCAGTCGGGTTTGTCGTTGGAATCATGACGATTTACAACATGTTTAACTCTAAGTCTATCAAGCAAGCTACTGACATCACATTGTTGCAGTCCGAAGTTGAACACCTAAAAGTAGATGCTAGACAGTTAAATAGACGTATGGAAACCGTTGAGCAACAGAACCAAACATTGCAAGTTTTGTCAGAGCAAATCAAAAATTTGACATCAGACATCAACGAAATCAAATCAACATTGAAAGGAAAATAA
- a CDS encoding holin encodes MEKWSKKVLIKTIKTMAQTAVGLIGSSVLITDINWPTMLSAVLLSGLTCILMNVSQIKDEE; translated from the coding sequence ATTGAAAAATGGTCAAAAAAAGTCTTAATCAAAACGATTAAAACTATGGCGCAGACTGCTGTTGGTCTTATTGGGTCAAGTGTGTTAATCACAGATATTAACTGGCCGACAATGTTATCAGCAGTATTGTTATCAGGACTAACATGTATCTTGATGAATGTATCGCAAATCAAAGACGAGGAGTAA